Proteins encoded by one window of Lycium barbarum isolate Lr01 chromosome 11, ASM1917538v2, whole genome shotgun sequence:
- the LOC132618531 gene encoding uncharacterized protein LOC132618531, with product MKQKVVIRLSWNGNDQKCRSKAFKIAVSQPGLESVAIEADEKNQLEVVGEQIDAVTLTSSLRKNLGQAELLSVGPAAGDDDKDNSSDITAQASVVPVTIESQPYYYPDYAVPQYPVFQVRDSYQQEGCRSIM from the exons ATGAAG CAAAAGGTGGTTATCAGATTATCTTGGAACGGAAATGATCAGAAATGTCGGTCCAAGGCCTTCAAGATTGCTGTTTCTCAGCCAG GGTTAGAATCAGTAGCTATAGAAGCAGACGAAAAGAACCAattagaagttgtgggtgaaCAGATTGACGCGGTGACACTGACAAGTTCGCTCAGGAAGAATTTGGGGCAAGCGGAATTGTTGAGCGTTGGCCCTGCTGCTGGTGATGACGATAAAGATAATAGTTCTGACATAACAGCCCAAGCTTCAGTTGTGCCTGTGACAATAGAGTCACAACCATATTACTACCCCGATTATGCGGTACCTCAATATCCAGTTTTCCAAGTTAGAGATTCATATCAACAAGAAGGCTGCCGCTCAATTATGTAA